In a genomic window of Glaciimonas sp. PCH181:
- a CDS encoding phosphoesterase encodes MIIAKQKAFNLSLTMLAAAAVLAGCGGGGGSDGNIGTGAVQMSGVVTATAFKSGSKTDPTFAAGYYQGAMVCVDANNNGKCDPAEHPVLTDAKGNFTFNSASLQPLLVDTGTTAINTATGVKVSSRTVFRAPLAQVTEQGSAIVISPLSSEVARQIEANNSTYATEKQNLATRIGVPVTSILSDINSVTGAPQQAMISESNALANRFAFAITKLDRGDLFPDALAVPGGDPRLKGMTNVTAATATTTDTRTPITFLQSQQAAFNVEGIPRYDHIFIVMLENKASSSILNSAYAPKINAYLKAGNQLTSYYATGNPSEPNYTALGGADDFGITDDNQWNCAATGANAPQDLPLPDNTQPGLAKSPFVANPVAPTNCATGGASHNIVGRPNLFNALTSVGLTWRTYSESMNPGQDFRIDSVADAAVVAQDHVYAPGTLGGNAAAVGTTGLNLPLPAQLYRTKHHPGMAYQNVRSAPEFNYSNRTLGGGQWDANLKNSLDYTIPAGYDYDQLSTDLVSGNIGTLNFVVPDQCDDMHGITVKGTVGSNPALVTASDCSSVANNVAVATGGAIITRGDNYVDSVVKKIEGSPIWKNPQKRVAIVLMFDEGNATAGFNSCCGWNPANSTVANPLKQNPDGTWSVDSTVVSYTKGNRGHGESVFGILTNQTNAPTGISDSDAYSHFSFVRTLQDMFQLADPAVDGSYMNRSKYSENFVAANILNLPEYAGSADTHFDSVRPINHAFVAPATYTGKQSADVSVPAQVGPDATQANVWAIKK; translated from the coding sequence ATGATAATTGCGAAACAAAAGGCGTTTAATCTATCTTTAACCATGCTTGCGGCTGCAGCGGTACTGGCAGGCTGTGGCGGTGGTGGCGGAAGCGATGGCAACATCGGCACTGGCGCGGTGCAGATGAGCGGTGTTGTTACTGCCACTGCGTTTAAGTCTGGTAGTAAGACAGATCCAACATTTGCGGCCGGGTATTATCAAGGCGCGATGGTGTGTGTGGATGCCAATAACAACGGTAAGTGCGATCCTGCCGAACATCCTGTATTGACCGACGCTAAAGGAAATTTCACTTTCAATAGTGCATCCTTGCAACCGCTACTCGTTGATACCGGTACCACTGCGATCAATACTGCAACCGGCGTGAAGGTCAGCAGCCGTACTGTATTTCGTGCCCCGCTAGCGCAGGTAACTGAACAAGGTAGCGCGATTGTAATCAGCCCGCTGTCTTCAGAAGTCGCGCGTCAGATCGAAGCCAATAACAGCACTTATGCGACCGAAAAGCAAAATCTGGCGACGCGTATTGGCGTGCCGGTGACTAGCATTCTGAGCGATATCAACAGCGTTACCGGTGCACCCCAGCAAGCGATGATCAGCGAATCGAACGCATTGGCTAATCGCTTTGCTTTTGCGATTACCAAGCTTGATCGCGGTGATTTGTTCCCTGATGCACTGGCTGTTCCGGGTGGCGATCCACGCCTGAAAGGGATGACTAACGTTACCGCTGCAACAGCGACGACGACAGATACCCGTACCCCGATTACTTTCTTGCAATCGCAACAGGCGGCATTCAATGTGGAAGGTATTCCACGTTACGACCATATCTTTATCGTGATGCTGGAAAACAAAGCATCGTCATCGATCCTGAATTCAGCCTACGCGCCAAAAATCAATGCTTACCTGAAAGCCGGTAACCAGTTGACTAGCTATTACGCTACTGGTAACCCAAGTGAGCCGAACTACACTGCACTGGGCGGCGCGGACGATTTTGGTATCACCGACGACAATCAATGGAACTGTGCCGCTACAGGCGCCAATGCACCACAAGATTTGCCGTTGCCGGATAACACACAACCGGGCCTGGCTAAGTCCCCGTTTGTCGCTAATCCAGTTGCACCAACCAATTGCGCCACAGGCGGCGCTTCGCACAACATCGTTGGTCGTCCTAATCTGTTTAATGCGTTGACGTCTGTCGGTCTGACATGGCGCACATATAGCGAATCGATGAATCCGGGTCAAGATTTCCGTATCGACAGCGTGGCTGATGCTGCCGTTGTCGCGCAGGATCATGTCTATGCACCGGGCACGCTGGGCGGTAACGCAGCAGCGGTCGGCACAACGGGTCTGAATCTGCCATTGCCTGCACAGTTGTATCGCACCAAGCATCATCCTGGTATGGCGTATCAGAACGTTCGTAGCGCGCCTGAATTTAATTACAGCAATCGTACGCTGGGCGGCGGTCAATGGGATGCAAACCTGAAAAATAGTCTGGATTACACGATTCCAGCGGGTTACGACTATGACCAACTGAGCACGGATTTGGTCAGCGGCAATATCGGTACGCTGAACTTTGTGGTTCCGGATCAATGTGATGACATGCACGGTATCACCGTCAAAGGCACTGTCGGCAGCAATCCAGCGTTGGTGACAGCCAGCGATTGCAGCAGCGTTGCGAATAACGTGGCGGTTGCCACTGGCGGCGCGATCATTACCCGTGGCGACAACTACGTTGATAGCGTGGTTAAAAAGATCGAAGGATCGCCAATCTGGAAAAATCCGCAAAAACGTGTCGCTATCGTCTTGATGTTTGACGAAGGTAACGCGACTGCCGGTTTCAATTCTTGCTGCGGCTGGAATCCAGCGAATAGTACGGTCGCAAATCCGTTGAAGCAAAATCCTGATGGCACCTGGTCTGTAGATAGCACCGTTGTTTCCTACACCAAGGGTAATCGCGGTCACGGCGAAAGCGTTTTCGGTATTCTGACCAATCAGACTAACGCACCGACAGGTATTTCGGATAGCGATGCGTACAGTCACTTCTCGTTCGTCCGTACTTTGCAGGATATGTTCCAACTGGCAGACCCGGCAGTGGACGGCTCCTACATGAATCGTTCGAAATATTCGGAGAATTTTGTTGCTGCCAACATTCTGAACTTGCCGGAATATGCGGGCAGCGCCGATACCCATTTCGATTCTGTGCGTCCGATCAACCACGCGTTTGTAGCGCCTGCGACCTATACAGGCAAACAATCGGCTGACGTGAGCGTACCAGCGCAAGTCGGTCCGGATGCAACCCAAGCGAACGTTTGGGCAATAAAGAAATAA